A stretch of Arachis hypogaea cultivar Tifrunner chromosome 15, arahy.Tifrunner.gnm2.J5K5, whole genome shotgun sequence DNA encodes these proteins:
- the LOC140179254 gene encoding secreted RxLR effector protein 161-like gives MDTLVAEGDKFNLKQCPKNDLERTAMHDKPYALVLGSLMYAQVCTRPDISFIVRMFGRYLSNLGMDYWIAVKRIMRYLKGTKDYMLTYRRLENLEIIGYSDSDFAGCQDSRCSTLSCIFMLARGAIT, from the coding sequence ATGGATACACTCGTAGCTGAAGGAGACAAGTTCAATCTCAAGCAATGTCCCaaaaatgatcttgagaggacagcaatgcatgataaaccttatgcattagTACTAGGGagtttaatgtatgctcaagtctgcaCACGTCCCGATATATCATTCATAGTGAGAATGTTtggtagatacttgagcaatctTGGCATGGATTattggatagctgttaaacgcATAATGCGTTATCTGAAgggaacaaaggattacatgcttactTATCGGAGATTAGAAAATTTGGAGATTATTGGGTACTCTGATTCTGATTTTGCGGGATGCCAAGATAGTAGATGCTCTACTTTAAGCTGTATCTTCATGTTAGCTAGAGGAGCTATTACATGA